From the genome of Spirochaetota bacterium:
CAAAAACCTCTAGTGCTCTCTTTACTATATCGTCCATATCATAATACTTATACTCCGCAAGTCTTCCTACTATGACAATGTTATCATATTTGTCTGCTAGTTCTTTGTATTTCTCATACTGTTCCCTAGAGTCTTTAGTGAATAGAGGATAATATGGTATCATGCCAACCTTGTATTCTCTTGGATACTCATAGGCGATAGTGGTTTTCCTAGAACTCCTACTGGGGGAATGAATGTGCTTAAACTCTGTTATCCGTGTAAAGTCATAATCGTTTGGATAGTTTACCTGTGCTACTTCCTGAAAATACTCAGTATCAACTGTTTGGAAATTAAACTCTAGGCTTCTATAAGATAGAAAACCAAATTTATACCCGAAAAGTTCGTCTATCATACCTGTGAATATCACTCTGCCCTTGAACTCTTGATTGAAGAGATATACCTTTTTGCTATCCCAATCAAAGCTTAAGACTTCCTTAAAGTCAGTGTTTAAAATAATCTTGATGTTTTGATTGTTTAGAATCATATTTTCAAAAATCTTTGTGTATCCTTCTACTGGAACTGCCTGGTGTGTGTCGTAAAAGTATCTGTCATCTCTACCTATAAATATAGGAACTCTTGATGTTACCTCGGGGTCTATCTCCTCTGGTTTTCTTCCCCACTGCTTGGTTGTATATCCTAGAAACACTTTTTCATAAATAAAATCTGCTAGGAATTTAATATCGTTATCATCTACTTTTCTAAGTTCAAGTATAGGTATTTTCTTGCCATAGGGAAATAGGTTAAGTAGTTTTCTTTGAAGCCTTTTTGATAGTTCTTGAGGAAATACCTGTTCTATTGAGTTGAAGTTGAAAGGCACTGGTATTTTCTTTCCATCTACAACGGCTAGAACCTTGTGACTATACATTTCAAATTCAGCAAAATTTGATAGGTAATCAAAAACTTCTTTAAAGGATGTGTGAAAGAGATGAGGTCCATATTTATGAACTATTATCCCTTCCCTGTTTCTAAAGTCATAGCAGTTCCCACCTATGTGATTGCGTTTCTCAATGATAAGGACTCTCTTATTCAGTTTGTTTGCTATCCTTTCTGATATTACTGATCCTGCAAACCCAGCACCTACGACTACATAGTCAAAGTAATTAGACATATTTTTTCTCCATTTCTTTGATCTCAGAGGTTAAATTCTATATTTGTTTATGTAAATCTTGATCTAAGGTTAATTCTGCTGAATTTTAATGAATTGCTTTGAAAATTATCTATTTCCAATTCTAATTTTTTTCATTTTCTGATAACGTAGCAGAATGTATTTGGAGAATTGTTGATATACATATTTTGCTTTTTTAGATGTATGAACAAGTTTTTGTCAATTTTACATACTATTCACTCTGTTAAGTAGTAATTATTGTGACAATCAAAGAAGTTATGCGAACCTCTTTCTGTTGAATAATTCAAAGAGAGTAGGTATTATAAACAGAGTGAATATAGTGCTTACACTTAGACCTATGGCTATTACAAGACCAAGAGGTTGGAATACTTCTCCGCTCAAGCCAATTCCTAGAGATAATGGTAGGACACCTATCACAGTAGTCAAAGTTGTCATCAATATAGGTCTGAACCTTCTTTTTGCACCTTCTACAACTGCTTCTCTTAACTTGTAGTTTTTATCATACAACAGTTGGTTCATATAATCAACCATTACTATACCGTTATTGACAACTATACCTAGAAGTAGTATCAAACCAATACCAGAGATAACATTTATTTTCAAGCCTAAAATGAAGAAAATAATCAAAACTGCAAAGACTCCGTAAGGAATTGTGAATAGTATTATGAATGGATCTTTGAATGATCTAAAGAGTGTAACCATTACAGCATATACTAGTGTGAAAGAGAGAATAAACACAAGTAATAAGTCTCTGAAGGTATCTTGAAGGTCTCTAAAGCTTCCGCCGTATTCTATTATAACATCAGGCGGTATGAATACTTCTTTCTTTATTGCTTGTGCTAGATTATCAACTAATACACTCTGTGCTACTCCAAATCCTACTACCCTAAGTGATACTTGTCGGTTGTTATTTTCTCTCATTATCATTCTTGGGGATGTTGTATTTGAGACACTTATAAGGTCAACTAGTGGAACTACACCTACTGGAGTTGGAATGTATTTAAATAAGACATTTTCAATATATTTCCTTTCATCTTCCTTTAATTTCACAACTATGTCGTATTGTTTGCCTTCAACTCTGAAGAATGATGCTGTTGAACCTGAGAAACTTGTTCTTATGACATTTCCAAGAACTGCGCTTGATATACCATAAAATCCTAACTTCGTTCTGTCAAACAGAAGTGTATATTCTGGTGCTTCTTCATCAAAAGAAGAATTCACTTCTTGTATGCCGTCTACCTTAGTAGCAACTTCTTGTATTTCTTTTGAGATCTTCTCTAGTTCTTTAAGGTTCTCTCCAAAAATCTTTATATCAACATTCGCACCTCCAGATCCCTCCGCAAAACCAGTTCCACTTTGAACGTTCACCGTATATTTACCGGGAATTGATGAGAGAAATTTTCTAAACCTACTTGCAAACTCTTCTGAAGATATATCCCTCTTATTCTTATCAACAAGTTGTATAACAAGGTTTATTGTATTCTCCGCACCTCTGCCAGCAAAGAACCCAAGGTTTGCAGTCCCTACACTGTTTACCACATAGTAAAAGTATTGGACATTCTTGTCATTCAGTAAGTATTCACTAATCTTTTGTGCGTATATTGAAGTTATTTCCTTGTAAGTTCCTGTAGGCAATTCAATTCTAGCATTAATGTCTCCAGTGTCAATAATCGGTAAAAACTCTTTACCTACGAACACGAATGATAAAATACCAAGAATTATGAATACTACTGTGAATACAAGTGTTGTTTTCTTCAAGTTTAAGAATGACCTCAGTGCTCTCTCATATATTCCATCTCTTATACTTTCAATCCAATTAGAGAACCATGCTAGTTGGTTTATAGATTGTATTTTGTTGTCTAGGTTTTCTATTATATACCAGTACCTTGAAGCGAGAGGTGGAACGATAAATATTGCTACAAACAGTGAAGAAAATACTGATATACTTACGGTGAGAGCAAGATCTCTGAAGAGTTGTGATGCTATTCCTTGAGCGAATACTACAGGGACAAAGACTACTATAGTTGTGATCGTTGATGCGAGTATTGCATTTCCTACTTCTTTTGTCCCCTCAAAAGCAGCGTCAATCAGTTTCTTACCCTGTCGTAGTCTCTGATATATGCTTTCAAGAACTACTATTGAGTTGTCAACCATCAATCCTACACCAAGTGCTAATCCTGTTAGTGATACTACATTGAGCGATATATTCAAGAAATACATAAAAGCAAATGTTATTATCAGGGAGAAAGGTATTGCTATACCTATCAGTATAGTATCTTTGACCCTCAATAAGAATAAAAATACAATTATGACTGCTAGTATAGCACCATTTATAGCATTATTTCTTACATTATTCACTGAGAATGTGATAAACTCTCCTTGGTCGTTTATAATTTCAAAGTTTAGATTTGGGAATAGTCTTTTTATTTCTTCAAGTTTTTCTCTAACATCCTCTGACACTAGAACCGTGCTACTACCAGATTTTTTGTTTATGGATAAGACAACTCCTTCTTTGCCGTTTATTCTTACTATTGGAGCATCCTCTCTATCTTCTTTGAACGATACGTCTGCGACATCCTGAACCTTTACTGCATACCTTCCTCTGGTACCTACAAGAGTATTATTAATGTCATCAATATCATCAAACTGACTAGTGAATCTCAAATTAACTTTTCTGTATCCATCAAGAACGAAACCAGCGGGGAAATTTTGGTTCTCGGCGGAGAGTGCTCTTACCACTTCTGATGGTGATATAGCGAATGAGTTAAGTCTCTTACTATCAAGTTCAACAAAAACTTTTTTGTCATATCCACCTTCAACTGAGATGCTAGCAACACCATCTACCTGATAAAGCCTCTTTGCTATGTTGTTATCAACTAGTTCTTTCAATGCAAATAAATCATCCAAACCTGTGATTGCGATGCTTATTATAGGAAGACTACTTGGGTCAAATTTAAAAATCTGAGGTCTTCTTGAACCTTCAGGAAGTAATCTAGATACGAAGTCTATTCTTTCTCTGACATCATTTGCTACAAGGTCTATATTGACACCGAATTCAAACCTTATTATGAAGAAAGCAAAGCCTTCAAAACATCTTGTTGTTACGCTTCTGACGCCACTAATCGTAAGAAACTGACCTTCAAGTAGTTTAGCTACATTCTTCTCAACTTCTTCTGGTGATGCACCTTGATAATCTACCCTTACTGCTACAACTGGTATCTCAATATCAGGAAATAAATCAACTGGTAATCTTGTTAGTGAAACGATTCCTAGCACGATTACAGCAACAAATATCATTACCACTGCGGGTATGTTATTCAAAAGTCCCTTTAACAAACTCCACATACAACCACCTCTCTACTGACTGGTCAGTCTAAAAAATACAAAGAACTATAGAAATTGTCAAGGAGCAATTAGATTATCGCTAATCGACAAAGTGCTACCATAATGGTAAATAACTTTACTAAATTTCTCGCAAAAGTATAGCAAACCATTAGGATCCGTGATGAAGGAAGATGTTGGGCCTTTATAACCTTACGAAGTCAGTAAGAAAGTTTTGAAGGAATTTGAAGAAAAGGAATTAAAAAACTGAAAATGCTGAAAAGGGGCACGAAGCCCCTTGGAGATTACTAGTTCGTAACAAACCAAGTTATGTTGGTGACTTTATCAGAGGAGATTATATTTGTAAATCCAAAGTGGCCATCAGCGTTGGTCGCTATAGAGTTAGGATAGACAGAACGGAGAGTATAGTTATCTGCTACTGAGACAACGAAGTAGCCATTATCAACTGGAAAAGATTTAGTTGAGTATGCTTCTATTACTACATTTGTAGTGTTTGTTGAAATTGTCTTTGCCGAACTAATAAAGCCCTGATTCCCTAGTAATCCTTGACCTACGATGTGAGCATTTGGATAGTCCGTTAGAGCAGATATGTTGCTTATTGTGTTTGTGACAGTTAGTTTGACGAGTTGATAATTCAAGTTTATAGTAGTCTGGTTGGTTATCTCAATCGTACTGAAACCGATGATATCTTTTGAGGGATCATTAAAGTCAAAAATTCCATCCCCGTTTAAGTCTCTAAAGATAATATTGTAAAACATATTAACGTCATTAGTATCACTGTATATTTCGTGGTTATTCAAAGGCAGGTTTTTGTATGTTCCTAAAATAACATTCTCAACAAACCTAAACTGATTAGCATCTGTTCCTGTGAGGTTGAAGTTAAGAAGAGTTCTTAGAATGTAGAAGTTTGCTGCGTTTGTTGAAGCTATGGATGGATCTACTGTTATGTTAGAAGATTGAGTGTTATACCAATATACGATAGGTTCTTCTATCTCATAGAGTGAGTTGTTGTTTGCATCCTTGAAGAAAGCAGGGGTAAAGTTTGTGTAGGTGGTGCTTGATATGGTGTAGTAGTTTATGCTATAACTGCTTCCAGAAGTGCTTCCGTAGTTTATTGGTATATTAAAACCACTACCTTGTGCTCTAGTCAATACAGGTTTTAGACCACTTGCTCCGCCCAAGAGTTGGACTACTCCAGTAACAGAATGCGGAACAAGGTTAAATCCTAGAGTGTTCGTTCCAGTAGCAAAGTTTATGTTGGTCAATTCCAAAACCCCTTCTTTAGATATTGGGAAGAAAAGAAGAGTTCCTATATCTAGTTGATTGTTGTTATTAGCGTCATAGTAGATTGATACTTCTATATCATTCCCAGAGTTTCCACTTACGGTTAGAATATGTTCATAATTTACAGAGTTATTTGGTGTGCTTGATACAGTTGTTCCAAGATCGGTATTAAAAGCTGATACTCCTATCTTCAAGCCATACACGTTGTTTGAAATTCTAACTACCAGTGTCATATTTGTTATTGGTGGTATGTTTATATCTCCTGAAACATTTGATATTATTCTGAAGTTTGTGAGAGAAGGATTTCTGAATTGAAGTTCTCCGAAGTCATACTGATTGTTATTATTGTCGTCTCTGAATGCGAAGACACTCTGAATATATGAGTTCGTTGGGACTTTGTTTGTATAATCCCAGGTTGAAGTGTTGACGGTTCCGTATATGAATTCTGGGATAGATTGACCTAACATAACTCCTACCTTCCATTGAGGTGTTGGATTACCTGTGAGTTTTCCAGTTATTAGCACGAATGTGACTATTTCGAAGTGGACTGTTAGGTTAGCGGTTCCAACGACAACGGGTTTAGTGATAGTTTCCTCGCCGGTGTCAAGTTGGTTGTTGTTGTTATTGTCCTTGTAGATACCGACTGTTGCGGGACCCCAGTTTTGAGGGACTTGGATGGAGTAGTCTCGTGGTTCTCCGCTTGCTGCTACACTACCATATATGTAAGTGCTGCCTTTCAGAGCATACGGTTTCCAGCCTGATGTGTAGTTTGTTATTTTACCAGAGATTGTAATAGTAGGTGTGCCTTGATTTTGGTTACCACCTTGGTTTCCTCCACCTTGATTCCCTCCTTGATTTCCTCCACTAGGAGATGGGGAGCAACCAATGATTAAGGTTGTTGAGCTTAATGCTGCCACGAATGCAAACACTAAAAGTAGTGAGATTAATCTTTTCATACTCTACCCTCCTTTTGGAGTTTGTCTATAAATATAATAATACCAAAAAAAATTTTTTTCAAGGAAATAAAATTTAAGTTCTTCTTGCTTTTACTAACTTGAAAAGGAGTGTATTGATGGTAAAAATTAGAATTATGTTATCCTTGAACGTTCAGGATGTAATTACAGTTATTGGTCCTCTTGTGTTGTTTTCGCTATCATTGTTGTCAAGTGTGGGGCTTATTATTTTCATACTTATAGAGAAGAAGGCAAGGAATTTCCTTGTAATAGTGTTTCTAATATCGTTATTTATGTCCGGGTATCTTGTGCTAAATTTTCTATTGGGTGTTTTCGGATTTGATACTGGGGATCCGACGAGGATTAGCAAAAACAAAGATATAATTATACTTTTTTCAAAACTGGAAATTCTCTCTTTGGTTCTGGGTTTGATTATGTTTTCTAACATTTCAGTAGTGCTGACTAATACACTGTTTTCAAAAATAAAATCTGTTTTAACACTAATAGTTGGTGTTGTTATATTGTATCTAAACTTCTTCTCAAACCAGTTTTTCTTGGAAGATAGGTTGAAGTTGTCAATGAATGAATATATGGCTCAGGAAGGTCCCTTGTTTGATGTTTTTGTAGTGTATTTTGCTGTGGTTGTTCTTTCAGAGTTTATCTTTCTTAGTCTATACCGAAAGAAAATAAAGCCGGATTTAATGGAATCGTATAAGTCTTCCATATATGGTATGGTAATCATAGTAGTGTTTGGATTTCTAGAGTTACTAGAGCTGTATGATTTGATATCTATTTATCCGTATGTTCCTTCGCTTTTGGGATTGGGTATATCGGTGTTCTCTACTACGATACTCGTCATGCTGGTAAATCGTCATCTTTTGATATTGAAACAGAACAAGTTAGTAGTTGATCTTATGAATAGTACTAGGAATAGTTTGAGTATTAGTAATTTAAGAATGTTAGAGGAAATAGAAAACCTGTCTCAATCGTTTTTGAGGATGGAGAACGAAATTAAGGCTATAATGGAATTACCTAAGATAACGCAGGGTATAATTTCTGGTATTAGTGAGTCGTTTCTTAAGATAAGAGATGCTATATATTTAAATACTAACCTTTTATCTGAATTTAGTAGTGGTGCGAAGTTAGAGATTAACAGTATTGAAATGACAAAGTTGAAGGAAATGATTCTGGATATCAGTAATAAGACACTTGATATATACAAAAGGTTTTTGAATGTTGGTGATATTGGTATAGATAAGTTATACAAAGTTGGTTTTGCTGATGTTGATTTGGAATACATATCTTCGTTGCCGAAAAATCTGGATATATCACAAGATATTGTTGAGAAGTTGAATGGGTATATTACAGAGGTAAAGGTTATGCTTATAAATATATCTATATTAGGGGCAAAAACTATTACATCCGGTTCAAATTCTTCCACTATAATCTCACAAGAAATGTTGGAAAGTGTCAAGTCTCTTGATGTACCTATTAAGAAACTTTCTAATAGCATAGAACAAATTCATAAGGTAGTTGAAAAAATGGACAGTTTAGTCGGTAGTATAATGTTAGTGATACAAAAAATAAAGAATATGGATAGAAAAGATACAGTTGATGTTTTAAGGAGTATTGATAATTTTATTAACATTCTGTCAGATTTGCAAAGTAGTATAAATAATCTTCTCAATCTAAAAGACAAGGCTTTGACGCTACTATCTAGTATTGATAATACTACAAATGAGTTGAAATCTATGGTAAGCGGTGTCTATAACTTTGCTCAAGAGACACAACTTATGTATGACCAATACATAAATCTAATATCTGGGATAGAAGGAGTTTATAACAATATACAATCTATGAAAAGGTATCTTGAAGAGATTGGAGTTTAACTTTATATGTAAGTCTAGTAAGTTTTGGTTTTTTGTTTATTTTCCTCAACTTGAAATAAGTAGATTATGGTCTTTACCATATAAGATCTGGTTGAGAGGAAGAGATGCTGATAGTTCAGAAATACGGGGGAACTTCTGTTGGGAATGTTGAGAGGATAAAGAATGTAGCAAGGATTGTTTCAAGAACGAAGGATATGGGTAATGATGTTGTAGTTGTCGTTTCTGCTATGGGGGATACTACTGATGAGCTTGTGTCTTTAGCGAGTCAAATTTCAAAATCACCCCCTAAGAGGGAATACGATCTACTTCTTTCAACGGGAGAACAGATTTCAATAGCGCTTTTATCAATAGCACTTCATGAACTTGGTTATAAGTCAATAGCATTTACGGGTGCCCAAGTCGGTATTCTTACTACTTCTGACTATACCGAAGCGAAAATACTTGATATAAATACAAGTAGAATAATTAAGGAGTTAAAAGATGGTAAGATTGTAATAGTTGCGGGATTTCAAGGAGTGACAGAGAACGGTGATATCACTACCTTGGGTAGAGGTGGTTCTGACACAACTGCTGTTGCACTTGCTGCTGCTTTGAAGGCAGACTTGTGTGAGATATATACTGATGTTAGAGGTGTATTTACTTCAGATCCTAGGATTGTTAAGGATGCTAGGAAACTTGATGTTATAAATATTGATGAAGTTCTTGAATTAGCAAGTGCTGGAGCGCAAGTTTTACATCCTAGGTCTGTTATATTTTCAAAGAAATACAAAGTTCCTTTAGTTGTAAGGTCATCCTTTGAGGATGATCCTGGGACGAGGATTGTGGAGGATGTTATGGAAGGATTGGTTGTTACTGGTGTTGCTGTAAAAACAGATGAAGCGAAAGTTACGGTTCTTGATGTTCCGGATGTTCCGGGTATCGCTGCAAAGCTCTTTTCAGAAGTCGCAAAAGAAAAGATAAATGTAAATATGATAGTTCAGGGGACTAGTAGAAATGGGTTAAGTGAGATAAACTTCACCATACCTAAAAAGGATCTCCAGATACTCAAGAGTGTAGAAGAAAGGATAAGATCCTCAATAAAATGTTCAAACATTCTTTATGATGATGATATTGCGATTGTTTCTGTTGTAGGAACGGGGATGAGGAGTCATTATGGTGTTGCTGCGACTGTCTTTGAAGTTTTGGCTGGCAGGGGAATAAATATTGAGATGATTTCAACATCTGAGATAAAGATATCTGTTGTTGTGAGAAGGGGTAGGGCAGAGGAAGCTGCAAACGCACTCCACCAGGCGTTTAAACTATCAGAGTTGGAGATAAAAGTTGAGTAGCCTAAACATATTTGCCGATACCTATGTCATCCTGTTTTAGTTTCTTAGTGTATGGTTTAATTCTCAAAGCCTCTTCAGGAGTAAGAACATAGCAGTATTTACACCCTTTTATTATCACTTTGTCTCTAGGCTCACCTTGAAATATTTCTGCGTATATTACATCTTTAGGACCTAGCCTTGATCCACATACAGGGCAGTATCTAGGTTTGCTTCCAAGTTTTTGTGGTTCGTCATCTTCGTCATTCGTTTTTCTTCTATTCTTTCTGATGTCTTCGTATCTATTGCTTCTTAGGTTCATAAGTAGTAAGAAGATTATTAGTCCTATTATTACTCCAACTATACTCCACAGAATCATATAATAATTTTACTCAAAAGACGGGTACTCTTTAAAATAATTAAAAGTGCTTGATTAGAAAACTATTAAAACCTTTGTAAAGAATACAACCTATGAGTTTGAATACTCCTAAAAGTTTAACTTCCAAATGTTCTAGGTTCAGGTTACTAGTATCTAGAATAGTGAAATTACTCAAAACAAGCCCTAGCGTACTAACGAAGGTTTTGTCTCTATTGTCTTTGACCATCATCTCCATAGGGGTTGTCTCTTGTGGAAGTATAGGCAGTGAATATTTTTCATATACGTTAGGTGAAAATGAAAAACTTATACCGTCAATGTCAAAAGTTGAATACTTTAACGGAAGATTGAATTTCGTAATGTCATTCGCTTCAAACAACAATTTGTTCCTAAATATCAACGGTAGGTTATTCAAATTGGGTAACTCTTCGCTTGAGAGAGTTTTGTTATCCAGCATAACTAACAACTATGTGGTCATCTTTGTGTCAAACAACCAAAGGTTCATGATCTATAGAAGTAAAACTTTTAGGATTGATACATCGGAAGAAGTTTTTTTAGGCAAGGATAATTTGGTCTTGATTAACAGATATGGATATTCAAGTAGTGGTTTAGGAAGAGGGTATGAGATACCAGATTTCAACATCCAATACAAGGAAGACGGGGAATATATAGTTTTGGACACAGGTCAGACATTTGGACCTTTTTTAGGTGTTGAATTACCTTATCTTTACACTGATAGAACAAACTGGTGGATAGTTGCGAAGGAAAAGAATGGTCTTTATGTTTTGATAGTTAATGGTAGAATAGTATCAGATAAACTTCAAAGTGTAGGAATACCATCGTTTAGTGATAGGGGGTTCGTTGTAAATGTGAGAAAGGATGATAAACATTTCTTACTATCAAATTTTGGAGAGTTGTATCTACCGTTTGATGAGGTCATGTCTCCGATTGTGAATGGTGAGAACTGGTTCTTGTTGGTAAGGTCAAGTAATACATATCTTCTTGTAGGAGGTAGTGTAGATGTTCTTAAGAAATATAGAATTTTCTACTCAAGCACTAATAATATCTCTTACCCAGTCTTTGATAAATATGGTAATGTCTGGATTGTGGAAGAGGGGAGTAGTAAGTATATAGTCAAGAATTTTAGAGTATCATTTGGACCTTATGAGGATGCGTATTATCTACAGATGTCTTCAGGTGATACATTATTTGCATATAAAAATGAGGGAAATTGGTTTGTTAGATTTAGAGACAAAAATTATGGCCTTTTTGAGTTTATTAACGAAATATTATACTTTGAAGGTAGTCTAGTTATAAATTTCAGGTCTAATGCTCAAAGCTACATATTCCATCAAAACGAGGTTTTAGGTCCTTTCAATGAGATAATTGCTTTAACCAAGAGAGAGGGCAGACTGATTGTTTTGAACTACAGTAATGGTTATTATGTTGTGATTCAGGGTCAGATAACTTTAGGTCCTTACGATGAGGTGTTTTGGAATAACTTTTCATACAAGAATGGAAGGTTTCTTTTCTCTTTCAAGTCAAATAACAGTGTTTATATAAACTATTCATCAAAAGTATATGGTCCTTTTGTGAATGTGTATATGCCTATACTCTCGGATGACGGCGAGACTTGGGGTGCAGGGGCTATGAATGAAAATCTTAGATTTAGTCTTATTCTCAACGGGGAAATTATAGGCGAATACTTAAGTGTTGATTACGAGAGCATTAGGTTTGATACTAGAAAAGCAACTTGGGGTGGTATAACTGAAAAAAATGATGGATTTTTCATAACGACATCTTACGGTGAGTTTGGTCCTTTTGACAAAGTTATACAGGTAAAGTTTTCTGATGATCTTTCAAAAGTAAAGTTCATATCTAAAATAAAAGATAAGTTTTATGCTTTTTTCGTTAGTAACGGTAGAGTATTTAGGAAGTTAGGTCCTTACGATATGGCAGTTTTTATCAATGAAGATTTTGAAAATGACCTTTTAGTAGTGAAGGATGGAAGAAGATTTGTAATATACAATGGTGTTTATTCCAATCGTTTCTATGCACACCTAAAGGAAATAGGTTACTTTAACCGTAAAAACTATGTTATACATAGAAGAAATGGAAAGGATGTTCTTGAGGTTGATGGTAAAACTGCTATAGAAATGGATAGGATAGTAAGAGTTATAAGTAGCGAAAGAAATAGTTTATCGGTTTTGGGTATCAATCGGTATGGTATGCTGGTGAGAGTCAGTGGAGGTATCACTAATACTAATTCTGTGTTCATTAGGAAAGAGGAGATGTTGAATGATACTAGGTTCTTTTGGGTGTATAAGAATAATGAATGGGAATACCTTATTTTTGATGGTCTTGAGATAGGTCCTTTCAGTAGTATAGATAGAGATTCGTTTAGGTATGAGGCTAAAACCAAATCTTATGGTTTTGTAGCAACTAGAGACAAAAAGAAGTTTATCGTGAGTAGTGCTGGTAGTTTTGGACCTTTTGAAAATGTTTTAAAGTTTTTGATACTGAATGGGAATGTGTTATACCTTGTTGAAGATAAGGGTTTTAGGGGGTTGTGGGTTAATGATAGAAG
Proteins encoded in this window:
- a CDS encoding efflux RND transporter permease subunit; protein product: MWSLLKGLLNNIPAVVMIFVAVIVLGIVSLTRLPVDLFPDIEIPVVAVRVDYQGASPEEVEKNVAKLLEGQFLTISGVRSVTTRCFEGFAFFIIRFEFGVNIDLVANDVRERIDFVSRLLPEGSRRPQIFKFDPSSLPIISIAITGLDDLFALKELVDNNIAKRLYQVDGVASISVEGGYDKKVFVELDSKRLNSFAISPSEVVRALSAENQNFPAGFVLDGYRKVNLRFTSQFDDIDDINNTLVGTRGRYAVKVQDVADVSFKEDREDAPIVRINGKEGVVLSINKKSGSSTVLVSEDVREKLEEIKRLFPNLNFEIINDQGEFITFSVNNVRNNAINGAILAVIIVFLFLLRVKDTILIGIAIPFSLIITFAFMYFLNISLNVVSLTGLALGVGLMVDNSIVVLESIYQRLRQGKKLIDAAFEGTKEVGNAILASTITTIVVFVPVVFAQGIASQLFRDLALTVSISVFSSLFVAIFIVPPLASRYWYIIENLDNKIQSINQLAWFSNWIESIRDGIYERALRSFLNLKKTTLVFTVVFIILGILSFVFVGKEFLPIIDTGDINARIELPTGTYKEITSIYAQKISEYLLNDKNVQYFYYVVNSVGTANLGFFAGRGAENTINLVIQLVDKNKRDISSEEFASRFRKFLSSIPGKYTVNVQSGTGFAEGSGGANVDIKIFGENLKELEKISKEIQEVATKVDGIQEVNSSFDEEAPEYTLLFDRTKLGFYGISSAVLGNVIRTSFSGSTASFFRVEGKQYDIVVKLKEDERKYIENVLFKYIPTPVGVVPLVDLISVSNTTSPRMIMRENNNRQVSLRVVGFGVAQSVLVDNLAQAIKKEVFIPPDVIIEYGGSFRDLQDTFRDLLLVFILSFTLVYAVMVTLFRSFKDPFIILFTIPYGVFAVLIIFFILGLKINVISGIGLILLLGIVVNNGIVMVDYMNQLLYDKNYKLREAVVEGAKRRFRPILMTTLTTVIGVLPLSLGIGLSGEVFQPLGLVIAIGLSVSTIFTLFIIPTLFELFNRKRFA
- a CDS encoding aspartate kinase codes for the protein MLIVQKYGGTSVGNVERIKNVARIVSRTKDMGNDVVVVVSAMGDTTDELVSLASQISKSPPKREYDLLLSTGEQISIALLSIALHELGYKSIAFTGAQVGILTTSDYTEAKILDINTSRIIKELKDGKIVIVAGFQGVTENGDITTLGRGGSDTTAVALAAALKADLCEIYTDVRGVFTSDPRIVKDARKLDVINIDEVLELASAGAQVLHPRSVIFSKKYKVPLVVRSSFEDDPGTRIVEDVMEGLVVTGVAVKTDEAKVTVLDVPDVPGIAAKLFSEVAKEKINVNMIVQGTSRNGLSEINFTIPKKDLQILKSVEERIRSSIKCSNILYDDDIAIVSVVGTGMRSHYGVAATVFEVLAGRGINIEMISTSEIKISVVVRRGRAEEAANALHQAFKLSELEIKVE
- the glf gene encoding UDP-galactopyranose mutase produces the protein MSNYFDYVVVGAGFAGSVISERIANKLNKRVLIIEKRNHIGGNCYDFRNREGIIVHKYGPHLFHTSFKEVFDYLSNFAEFEMYSHKVLAVVDGKKIPVPFNFNSIEQVFPQELSKRLQRKLLNLFPYGKKIPILELRKVDDNDIKFLADFIYEKVFLGYTTKQWGRKPEEIDPEVTSRVPIFIGRDDRYFYDTHQAVPVEGYTKIFENMILNNQNIKIILNTDFKEVLSFDWDSKKVYLFNQEFKGRVIFTGMIDELFGYKFGFLSYRSLEFNFQTVDTEYFQEVAQVNYPNDYDFTRITEFKHIHSPSRSSRKTTIAYEYPREYKVGMIPYYPLFTKDSREQYEKYKELADKYDNIVIVGRLAEYKYYDMDDIVKRALEVFEEKVK